The Chitinophaga parva genomic sequence TGTATGTAGTGGATGGATTCCCGTACGAAGGGGACATCAACTTCATTAACCCCTCGGACGTGGTGAACGTAACGGTGATGAAGGATGCGGCAGCTGCTTCCATTTATGGTACGCGCGCGGCAAATGGTGTGATCTCCATCACCACCCGCAGTGGCGGCAACCATAAAACGAAGGTGAACTTCAGTAGCTCCATCATGATAACGCCGGTGCCGGATGAAGGAAAGCTGCATTTCCTCGATTCAAAAGAAATGGTAGACCTCCAGCAGGAATATTTCAACATCTGGCATCCCAGTTATACGGAGTCTACCCAGCGTAGCCGCACACCGGGCGCCATCACTGCGCTGTACAACGCGGAACAAGGCATTATTACCCAGCAGCAACTGGATAGTACCCTGAACAGCCTGCGCCAGGCAAACGGGCCGCAGCAATGGAAAGACCTGTATTCCCGCCAATCCGCGCGGCAGCGCTACGCCTTGTCTGTAGACGGTGGCAACGATATACAACAGTATAACCTGTCCATGAACTACACCGGCTCCAGGGGTAATGGCCTGCGCAGCGGCGACCAGCAGGTAAATATAGGGCTGAAGGAAAAGGTGAAGGTGTTCAAATGGCTGGATGCAGATGCAGGCATTGCCACCAATCTTACCAAGGGCACTTTTATGACCCTTGATCCTACAAGCATGTACCTGAACATGCCCTATGAAGTCCTTAAAAATCCTGATGGCAGCTATGCCTCTTTCACCCAGCCTAAATCCGAATACGAGATCCAGCGCCTGAAAAGCCTTGGGTTGTATGATGAAACCTACAATCCCCTGCTGGAAATGAACCAGTCGTTCCCGGTGTATTCTTCTAACTACTTCCGCTTGCAGGGTGGATTTACGGTGAAGTTTATGCCTGGCCTCAACCTGGATATCAAGTACCAGACGGAGCGCGGTACCGGCTATAATAAAACCTATTATACGGCTAATTCCTACTACGTTAAATCCATGATCAACGATGCTACCCAGATCGTTGACGGGCAGATCACCAGGAACGTGCCGGATGGAGGACAGGTAGCGGAAACCCGTAGCGACTCACATTCCTATACCGCGCGGGCACAGTTGAACTTTGACCGCAAGTTTGGCTCCCGGCACCGCATTACCGCACTGGCAGGCGGGGAGCGCCGTGATATTGTAAGTGCGTCCACCTCCGTATTCCGCATGGGATACAGCGATAATAACCTGCAGTTCCTGCCGGTGGACCAGATAGCCCTGGGCAGCCTGAAGGGCACGGAATCCCTTACCAACACGTTTTCCCTGCAGTATAATAATAACAACAACTTTTCGTACGGGGAAGACCGTTATATTTCCGGCTACGGCAATATTGGCTACACCTACAACGATAAGTACAACCTGACCGGTAGTGTGCGCGTGGACAACTCCAACCTGTTTGGCACCGACCCGCGTTATCGCTACCTGCCCCTGTGGTCTGCCGGCGCCAGCTGGCATATTATGCAGGAAGATTTCCTGAAGGAGGTGGCCTGGCTTAACAACCTGACCCTGCGTACTACTTATGGCCTGGGCGGCAACGTGGCCCGCACTGTGGGGCCTTACCTGCAGGCGCAGAGCTCTTTCTTCCTGGAGGGCGGTGCCACTGCTACGGATATTATTTACCCGCCTAATAAATCCCTGCGTTGGGAAAAAACAGCCAGCACCAATATCGGGTTAGACTTTGCCGTGCTGCAAAACCGTATTTCCGGCTCCGTGGATTATTACATCCGCCATACCACGGACCTGCTGGGCCAGCGCGCCACGGATCCTACCAATGCATTCCCTTCCGCATTGATCAACTATGGCGCCATGACCAATAAAGGCTTCGAGCTGGCACTGAACACCGTGAACGTGCGCGGCCGCACATTCAACTGGAGCAGCAACCTGGCGCTGAGCATTAACCACAACAAGATGACCCGCATAGATACCCGCACACCGGATATCTACGGCATGACCAATGGATACGGGGTAGACGTGGTAGGCAAGCCAATGGACGCGCTGTACAGCTTCCGCTACGCAGGCCTGGACCCTACCAATGGTTCTGAGATGGTGTACGATGCCAGCGGTAAGGTGGTGAAGAACTACGACAGCAATGGCAACATCGTGTCTAATATGACAGATGTAAATGGCCTGGTGTACAGTGGCACACTTCGCCCCAAATACACCATCGGCTTTACCAACAGTGTGAGCTGGAAACAACTGACGCTGAACGTGATCCTGGTTGCCAACGGTGGTAATGCCCTCCGTGATGTGGTAGGCGTGCAGAGTTATTACAACATCACTTTTAACCAGGACAGCCGCGTGAAGAATTTCTGGCGCAAGCCGGGGGATGAAAAGAACCCTTCCACTATCCCGGCGCCGGACCTGCAGGGCAATGGAGGTAGTTACTTCTCTACCATGTGGTTTGCGGCAGATAAGAACATCCTGAAAGCAGACTACATAAAGGTGCGGGACATTTCCCTGATGTATACCTTGCCGGGCAGCGTTTGGCAAAACAAATTCTCCTCCGCCCGCTTCACCCTGCAGGTACAGAACCCGTTTGCCTGGTTCAGGAACGGGCCTGGTATAGACCCGGAAGCCTACTACATGGCAGCACCTCAGATGCGGAGAACCACACCTATAATGCCTACCTATATGGCCGGTTTTGACCTGAACTTCTAACACTGCAACACATGAAGCAACTCACTCTTTATACGATTGGCGCCGCCATGCTGACGCTGTGCGCATGCAACAAATTCCTGGACATTAAGCCCAAGGACAAATTCATTCCCACCACGGTGACAGACTTTGAGAACATGCTGAACTCCGGCACCATGGTGAACTACGGCGACTACTACTGGGACCTGGGATCTGACGATGCCTTCCTGCCGGAAGGGGAGCCAGGTAACCTTTACAGCAAGCAGCAGCTCTATGGCCGTAAAGCTTATATTTTTAATAATCATCCATATGAAGACAATGCGAATGATTTTCTCTGGAGCGAGGGATATAAACGCATTTTCTATTTCAATACCGTGATCAATAACATCATGGATGCCACGGAAGGCACGGATGGCAACAAGCGCAGTGTCCGCGCAGAAGCGCTGCTGGGGCGGGCCATGGAGCATCTGCAGTTGGTGAACGTGTATGCCCAGCACTATGATGCTGCTACCGCTGCAAAGGATTATGGTATTCCCATTGCCACGGTGGCAGACATCAATGCCAAGTTTGTGCGCAATACGGTGAAAGAAGTGTACGACCAGGTGATCGCAGATGCCACCGCCGCCGTGGCAGACCTGCCCCTGCAACATAAGCTCACGAAATTCCGTGCTTCCAAAGCCGGCGGCTACGCGGTGCTTGCCCGCGCCTACCTGTTCATGGGCGATTATGACAATGCTAAAAAGAATGCAGACCTGGCCTTGTCCCTGCAAAGTGGGCTCACGGATATGAACACCTACAAAGTGACCATACCCGGTCCCTTCCCCAATGTGCCCGGTGCACCGCTGGGATGGACCAATATCCCGGATGCGCAACTGAACCCTGAAACGATTGTGGCCAGGCACTTCCTGCGGCCTTTTGGATTGGGCATGGATGTTTGTGCATCGCCGGAGCTCACGGCCTTGTTTACAAATGACGACTGCCGCTGGAACCTGTATTATGCCAACGGATGGCCGCCTGCACCGCCTTACAATTACATGAACCGCTTCGGGGTGCGCATCTTCCTGCGCGGGGACTATTATAACAATTACCTCGGCGTACCAGAGCTTTACCTGACCCGTGCGGAGTGCAATGCCCGTGCTAACAAGTTAGATGAGGCACTGGCAGACGTGAACAAACTACGTGCTACCCGCATTGCGCCCGCCACCTATAAAGCCTTTACCGTGGCTGATTTTGGAAATGATGCAGATAAGGTGCTCCGCTTTGTGCTGGAAGAAAGAAGACGGGAACTGGCATTCACCGGCATGCGCATTATTGACCTGAAGCGGCTGAACAAGGACCCGCGCTTCAGGAAAACCATCACGCACGTAGCAGAAGGAACTACTTATACCCTGGAGCCAGGCAGCAATGCTTATGTCCGCGAGTTGTGGCCTACCGCCATGGTCTTCAACCCGGACTGGCCTCAAAATCCATAAATACGGTTGATGCCCTGTTTCAATGTGGCTTGTCCTGCTGACCGGGTACGGATTTCATTCCGTCCCGGCAGGGGCAGCCCTGGCTATTATTTTTTTCAATTGATCTTACATGCAAAACAACATCGTTACCATTGAAGGGCTCTCGCACCGTTACAGCAAAGACTGGGCGATACAGGACATCAGCTTCGGGATCAACCGGCAGGGTATCCTGGGCCTGCTGGGGTCCAACGGCGCTGGTAAGTCTACCACCATGAATATCCTCTGCGGGGTGCTGAGCCAAACGGAAGGCAAGGTGCTCATTGAAGGCATTAATATGCGGGAGCAACCGGAGCTGGCCAAACGGCATATTGGCTTCCTGCCACAGAACGCACCTTTGTACCTGGAACAGACCGTGGATGAATACCTGACCTATTGCGCGCACATCCGCCTGCTGGATAAACGGGACGTGAAACCAGCCGTGGAAGCGGTAAAGGAGCGTTGTGGCGTAGCGCATTTCAGTAAGCGACTGATCGGCAACCTTTCCGGCGGGTACCGCCAGCGCGTGGGCATAGCCCAGGCCATTATTCACAAGCCTTTGCTGGTAGTGCTGGATGAACCAACCAATGGACTGGACCCTAACCAGATCCTGGAGGTGCGCCAGCTCATTAAAGAAATTGCAACTGACCGTGCAGTGATCTTTTCTTCGCATATCCTTTCAGAGATACAAGCCACCTGCCAGGACATCATCATGATCGAAGGCGGGCGCATTGTGTTCAAAGACAGCCTGGACGCATTCAATAATTACATAGAGCCGGACAGCCTGGTAACCACGATGGAAAACCCTCCGCCCAAAGCCACGTTGCTGGCCATTCCCGGCGTGCGGCAGGTAGACTTCCTGGCAGATAAGATCCTGCGTATGCATTTTGATCCGCATGCGGATATCGCGGAGCACATCGTGGTGATGAGCGTGCAGCAGGGGTGGAGGCTGAAAGAGATCACCCTGGAGAAAAGCTCGCTGGATGCCATTTTTGCACAACTGTCCAACAAAAAACCTAAACCCGGAAACCCGTCATGAAAGTAATAAGAAAGATAGCGTGGCAGGAGCTAAGCCTGTTGTTTTGCTCACCCATTGCGTGGTTGATATTGATCGTATTCCCGGTGCAAATAGGCCTGGACTTCCTGTACTACATACAGATGCTGGGCCGCTCCCAGCGCATGGGGCATCATTTTACGGATGTGACCATGATCGTGTTTGCCAACAAGCAGCAAGGGTTTTACCCGGGGGTGAAGAATACTTTGTATTTCTATATCCCGCTGCTTACTATGGGCCTTATCAGCCGG encodes the following:
- a CDS encoding SusC/RagA family TonB-linked outer membrane protein; the encoded protein is MKLTSVLLLVLCLHVSATTFSQGITFSGKGVSLEKVFSEIKHQTGYVVWGKSELLHNAHPVTLSAKQMPLTDFLDVLLQDQSIRYKIAGNTIMLFGKHEAEAGAEAPLVLTPVTGRVTDSLGGTLIGATVTNLDTHQSTMTNTAGEFTVEAAAGHTLRISFVGYGSREIVVTAGMVQAKRVGNIGLSLSTSNLAALNVSANTGYQNIPKERATGAFGIVTEKTLSTRLETNVLDRLEGTVPGLFMNNGGVNIRGLATLYGNQAPLYVVDGFPYEGDINFINPSDVVNVTVMKDAAAASIYGTRAANGVISITTRSGGNHKTKVNFSSSIMITPVPDEGKLHFLDSKEMVDLQQEYFNIWHPSYTESTQRSRTPGAITALYNAEQGIITQQQLDSTLNSLRQANGPQQWKDLYSRQSARQRYALSVDGGNDIQQYNLSMNYTGSRGNGLRSGDQQVNIGLKEKVKVFKWLDADAGIATNLTKGTFMTLDPTSMYLNMPYEVLKNPDGSYASFTQPKSEYEIQRLKSLGLYDETYNPLLEMNQSFPVYSSNYFRLQGGFTVKFMPGLNLDIKYQTERGTGYNKTYYTANSYYVKSMINDATQIVDGQITRNVPDGGQVAETRSDSHSYTARAQLNFDRKFGSRHRITALAGGERRDIVSASTSVFRMGYSDNNLQFLPVDQIALGSLKGTESLTNTFSLQYNNNNNFSYGEDRYISGYGNIGYTYNDKYNLTGSVRVDNSNLFGTDPRYRYLPLWSAGASWHIMQEDFLKEVAWLNNLTLRTTYGLGGNVARTVGPYLQAQSSFFLEGGATATDIIYPPNKSLRWEKTASTNIGLDFAVLQNRISGSVDYYIRHTTDLLGQRATDPTNAFPSALINYGAMTNKGFELALNTVNVRGRTFNWSSNLALSINHNKMTRIDTRTPDIYGMTNGYGVDVVGKPMDALYSFRYAGLDPTNGSEMVYDASGKVVKNYDSNGNIVSNMTDVNGLVYSGTLRPKYTIGFTNSVSWKQLTLNVILVANGGNALRDVVGVQSYYNITFNQDSRVKNFWRKPGDEKNPSTIPAPDLQGNGGSYFSTMWFAADKNILKADYIKVRDISLMYTLPGSVWQNKFSSARFTLQVQNPFAWFRNGPGIDPEAYYMAAPQMRRTTPIMPTYMAGFDLNF
- a CDS encoding RagB/SusD family nutrient uptake outer membrane protein, coding for MKQLTLYTIGAAMLTLCACNKFLDIKPKDKFIPTTVTDFENMLNSGTMVNYGDYYWDLGSDDAFLPEGEPGNLYSKQQLYGRKAYIFNNHPYEDNANDFLWSEGYKRIFYFNTVINNIMDATEGTDGNKRSVRAEALLGRAMEHLQLVNVYAQHYDAATAAKDYGIPIATVADINAKFVRNTVKEVYDQVIADATAAVADLPLQHKLTKFRASKAGGYAVLARAYLFMGDYDNAKKNADLALSLQSGLTDMNTYKVTIPGPFPNVPGAPLGWTNIPDAQLNPETIVARHFLRPFGLGMDVCASPELTALFTNDDCRWNLYYANGWPPAPPYNYMNRFGVRIFLRGDYYNNYLGVPELYLTRAECNARANKLDEALADVNKLRATRIAPATYKAFTVADFGNDADKVLRFVLEERRRELAFTGMRIIDLKRLNKDPRFRKTITHVAEGTTYTLEPGSNAYVRELWPTAMVFNPDWPQNP
- a CDS encoding ABC transporter ATP-binding protein; translation: MQNNIVTIEGLSHRYSKDWAIQDISFGINRQGILGLLGSNGAGKSTTMNILCGVLSQTEGKVLIEGINMREQPELAKRHIGFLPQNAPLYLEQTVDEYLTYCAHIRLLDKRDVKPAVEAVKERCGVAHFSKRLIGNLSGGYRQRVGIAQAIIHKPLLVVLDEPTNGLDPNQILEVRQLIKEIATDRAVIFSSHILSEIQATCQDIIMIEGGRIVFKDSLDAFNNYIEPDSLVTTMENPPPKATLLAIPGVRQVDFLADKILRMHFDPHADIAEHIVVMSVQQGWRLKEITLEKSSLDAIFAQLSNKKPKPGNPS